A single region of the Thermodesulfobacteriota bacterium genome encodes:
- the alaS gene encoding alanine--tRNA ligase — MKTSDIRKKFLDYFERNGHTLVPSSGLVPKGDPTLLFTNAGMVRFKGVLLGEEKCDYVRAASCQKCMRAGGKHSDLENVGRTARHHTFFEMLGNFSFGDYFKEGAIEFAWEFLTREMGLPEEKLYATVFTEDDEAAELWKKKTGLPKERIVRLGEEDNFWSMGDTGPCGPCSEILIDQGEELGCGKPTCRPGCDCDRYLEIWNLVFMQYDRDAAGKLTPLPSPSIDTGMGLERLAAVMQGVKSNYETDLFIPIIELIEKLTAVKYEYGRSPTDVSIRAVADHSRATAFLITDGILPSNEGRGYVLRRIIRRAARHIRLLKPGEPLLYRINEKVVELMSGTYPELKNARELIMKATRAEEERFLETLDKGLAILEEEVGGLKKKGETVVPGPALFKLYDTYGFPMDLTADIVEKEGFTVDEEGFNTAMEEQRQKARKAWKGSAEPGGSAEPRGSGEPGGEVGAETIYSELSAAGVASSFVGYQMEAASSRVTCIIKDGKRVESASAGEKVGIITEETPFYGESGGQAGDTGAIVASGLLIKVTDTKRPAEDLVTHHSVVEEGTVSIGDEIELVPDMDRRNSIRRNHTATHILHAALRESFGEHVRQAGSLVTPAGLRFDFNHFSAITDEEIRTIEQKANIVVRANIEVETEVLPYEQALQKGALAFFGDKYADTVRMVSIPGMSAELCGGTHVKRTGEIGLIKVRSESSVASGTRRIEALTGEAALQAVSETEELLGLCAAALKVGKSELPDRIRKLLERQKELEKEATKLKGRKKAESATELIGRARTVDGVKVLAVRVESGGAKELRETADALRAKLGSGIVVLGSSQDGKALLLAAVTKDLTARFSAGEIVKRLAPVVGGKGGGRADMAQAGGKSPEKIDEAVETA, encoded by the coding sequence TCGAGAGGAACGGCCACACGCTCGTCCCCTCCTCGGGCCTCGTGCCGAAGGGCGACCCCACGCTTCTCTTTACCAACGCAGGCATGGTCCGGTTCAAGGGCGTTCTGCTGGGCGAGGAAAAGTGCGACTACGTAAGGGCCGCCTCCTGCCAGAAGTGCATGAGGGCCGGGGGGAAGCACAGCGACCTTGAAAACGTCGGCAGGACCGCACGCCACCACACCTTCTTCGAAATGCTCGGCAACTTCTCCTTCGGGGACTACTTCAAGGAGGGCGCCATAGAGTTCGCCTGGGAGTTCCTCACGCGCGAGATGGGACTGCCAGAGGAGAAACTCTACGCCACGGTCTTCACCGAAGACGACGAGGCGGCCGAACTGTGGAAGAAAAAGACAGGGCTCCCGAAAGAACGCATCGTAAGGCTCGGGGAGGAGGACAACTTCTGGAGCATGGGAGACACAGGCCCCTGCGGCCCCTGCTCCGAAATACTGATAGACCAGGGGGAGGAACTCGGGTGCGGCAAGCCCACGTGCCGGCCCGGCTGCGACTGTGACAGGTACCTCGAGATATGGAACCTGGTCTTCATGCAGTACGACAGGGACGCCGCCGGAAAGCTCACCCCGCTCCCGAGCCCCAGCATAGACACGGGCATGGGCCTCGAAAGGCTTGCCGCCGTGATGCAGGGGGTTAAGAGCAACTACGAAACCGACCTCTTCATACCCATAATAGAGCTGATAGAGAAGCTCACGGCGGTCAAGTACGAATACGGCCGGAGCCCCACGGACGTCTCCATAAGGGCCGTGGCCGACCACTCGAGGGCGACGGCCTTCCTCATCACCGACGGGATACTGCCGTCGAACGAAGGAAGGGGCTACGTACTCAGGAGAATAATAAGAAGGGCCGCAAGACACATACGGCTCCTCAAACCGGGCGAGCCCCTCCTCTACAGGATAAACGAAAAGGTCGTGGAGCTTATGAGCGGCACCTACCCCGAGCTCAAGAACGCAAGGGAGCTCATAATGAAAGCCACGAGAGCGGAAGAGGAAAGGTTCCTCGAAACTCTCGACAAGGGGCTGGCCATACTCGAAGAGGAGGTAGGCGGGCTCAAGAAGAAGGGTGAAACCGTGGTGCCCGGCCCGGCACTATTCAAGCTCTACGACACCTACGGCTTTCCAATGGACCTCACCGCAGATATAGTGGAGAAGGAGGGGTTTACCGTGGACGAAGAGGGTTTTAATACGGCCATGGAAGAGCAGCGCCAAAAGGCCCGGAAGGCCTGGAAGGGCTCAGCGGAGCCCGGGGGCTCAGCGGAGCCCAGGGGCTCAGGGGAGCCCGGGGGCGAGGTGGGGGCTGAAACCATCTACTCCGAACTCTCGGCTGCCGGGGTCGCTTCGAGCTTTGTCGGCTACCAGATGGAGGCCGCGTCGTCCAGGGTCACCTGCATAATAAAGGACGGCAAGAGAGTGGAGTCCGCCTCCGCCGGAGAGAAGGTGGGGATTATAACGGAAGAGACCCCTTTCTACGGCGAGTCCGGAGGACAGGCCGGAGACACGGGTGCGATAGTCGCCAGCGGTCTCTTGATAAAGGTAACGGATACGAAGAGACCGGCCGAGGACCTGGTCACTCACCACTCGGTCGTGGAAGAGGGGACGGTGTCAATAGGGGACGAGATCGAACTCGTGCCGGATATGGACAGGAGGAACTCCATCCGCCGCAACCACACCGCCACGCACATACTCCACGCCGCCTTGAGGGAGAGTTTTGGGGAGCACGTAAGGCAGGCCGGCTCGCTCGTCACCCCCGCCGGACTCCGCTTCGACTTCAACCACTTCTCCGCTATAACGGACGAGGAGATAAGGACTATCGAGCAGAAGGCCAACATCGTGGTAAGGGCGAATATCGAGGTGGAGACCGAGGTATTGCCCTACGAGCAGGCGCTTCAGAAGGGAGCTCTCGCGTTTTTCGGCGATAAGTACGCGGATACGGTACGGATGGTGAGCATCCCCGGCATGAGCGCGGAGCTCTGCGGAGGGACGCACGTCAAGAGGACCGGAGAGATAGGGCTTATAAAGGTCCGCTCCGAAAGCTCGGTGGCCTCGGGGACAAGGAGGATAGAGGCGCTCACCGGCGAGGCCGCGCTTCAGGCCGTAAGCGAAACGGAAGAGCTCCTCGGCCTGTGCGCCGCGGCCCTCAAGGTCGGAAAGTCTGAGCTCCCCGACAGGATAAGAAAACTCCTCGAGAGGCAGAAGGAGCTCGAAAAGGAGGCCACCAAGCTAAAGGGGAGAAAGAAGGCCGAATCCGCCACTGAGCTCATCGGCCGGGCGCGCACCGTGGACGGGGTGAAGGTCCTGGCCGTACGGGTAGAGTCCGGCGGGGCGAAAGAGCTCCGGGAGACAGCGGACGCATTAAGAGCGAAGCTCGGCTCCGGCATAGTGGTGCTCGGAAGCAGCCAGGACGGCAAAGCGCTCCTGCTGGCCGCGGTTACAAAGGACCTTACCGCAAGGTTCAGCGCGGGAGAGATAGTGAAGAGGCTCGCCCCGGTGGTGGGCGGCAAGGGCGGCGGAAGGGCCGACATGGCTCAGGCCGGAGGAAAGTCCCCGGAAAAGATCGACGAGGCGGTGGAAACGGC